One Palaemon carinicauda isolate YSFRI2023 chromosome 4, ASM3689809v2, whole genome shotgun sequence DNA segment encodes these proteins:
- the LOC137639984 gene encoding histone-lysine N-methyltransferase set-18-like, whose protein sequence is MEKYNEKDGRRFRDLMNHYADVKKDKKIQEELEGLTSELEKYIGKENLPNDSDFLGIYGRVLVNRFCIFDETMLTFGSGVFLAASIFDHACIPNCYVSFSGRRVQIRCLIDMQELAYDKLRISYIDPVASVTSRMEDLHNKWYFWCDCKTCADKERAEMENSVLCENRSCSRPIYIPESYSHKIPSIECPGCQESVDKERIKSYRQTVVFTKYHLAQMSEESPSLRDCLEILERQGDVLHPLNVWRVRTLDFAFNAAVHSGCWPLALEYGDKNYEGMRYYYGENHPTFALFLFKYGKAKIYLKDFQEGVSILEQAEPILKAGLGATHPVVVDQLVPTSLLANEDINICLQRRMAMNSKQEIRRGMHISQAA, encoded by the exons ATTACGCCGATGTGAAAAAGGACAAGAAAATCCAGGAGGAACTCGAAGGTCTGACGTCTGAATTGGAGAAATATATCGGGAAGGAAAACTTACCAAACGATTCAGATTTTCTGGGAATCTACGGAAGG GTCCTCGTGAATCGTTTCTGTATCTTCGACGAGACGATGTTGACATTCGGATCCGGAGTCTTCCTCGCGGCCTCGATCTTCGACCACGCCTGTATACCCAACTGCTACGTGTCCTTCTCCGGGAGGAGAGTTCAGATACGATGTCTGATCGATATGCAGGAGCTGGCGTACGATaag CTGCGTATAAGCTACATAGACCCGGTAGCCAGCGTGACATCGAGAATGGAAGATCTACACAACAAGTGGTACTTTTGGTGCGACTGCAAGACCTGCGCCGACAAGGAGAGGGCGGAAATGGAAAACTCCGTTCTTTGCG AAAACAGAAGCTGCTCCCGCCCCATCTACATCCCGGAATCCTACAGCCACAAGATCCCGTCGATAGAGTGCCCAGGATGCCAGGAGTCTGTCGATAAGGAGAGGATTAAATCCTACAGGCAAACTGTGGTCTTCACCAAGTATCACCTGGCCCAGATGAGCGAGGAGAGTCCTa GTTTAAGAGACTGTCTAGAGATCTTGGAAAGACAAGGTGACGTATTGCATCCGCTAAACGTCTGGAGAGTTCGAACGTTAGATTTCGCCTTCAACGCAGCGGTCCACAGTGGATGCTGGCCATTGGCTCTAGAATACGGTGATAAGAATTATGAAGGCATGAG GTATTACTACGGCGAAAACCACCCAACCTTCGCTCTCTTTTTATTCAAGTACGGGAAAGCGAAGATCTACCTGAAAGACTTCCAGGAAGGAGTCAGCATTTTGGAGCAGGCTGAGCCTATACTCAAGGCGGGCCTTGGAGCGACTCATCCTGTTGTTGTGGACCAGCTCGTTCCAACGAGTTTACTAGCGAATGAGGATATCAATATTTGTTTACAACGAAGGATGGCGATGAACAGCAAGCAGGAAATAAGGAGAGGAATGCATATTAGCCAAGCTGCCTAA